The following are from one region of the Synechococcus sp. CBW1108 genome:
- a CDS encoding TIGR01458 family HAD-type hydrolase, producing the protein MAPDKAWPSALLLDLQGVLIEDQRALPGAVDTVNLARRRGVAIRFVTNTATRHHDDLLQDLQQLGLAAEPSELATAPLAARSWLEREHRHPLALVHPAIAPLFAGSSGEPPDCVLLGDGRDLLSYANLNRALELLMQGAPLIGIGRNRRFREAGRWMLDAGAFLQALEYGADCTALVMGKPSAEFFSEVVRSLGLPADACLMVGDDVEADVCGAAAAGLRAWLVQTGKYRPGDEAQLPRGCAVISGIGALPKQLGW; encoded by the coding sequence ATGGCTCCAGACAAGGCCTGGCCCTCGGCCCTGCTCCTGGATCTGCAGGGGGTTCTGATCGAGGATCAGCGCGCCCTGCCGGGGGCGGTTGACACGGTGAACCTGGCCCGCCGCAGGGGGGTCGCCATCCGCTTTGTGACCAACACCGCCACCCGCCATCACGACGACCTGTTGCAGGATCTGCAGCAGCTGGGCTTGGCGGCGGAGCCCTCCGAACTGGCCACCGCTCCCCTGGCGGCCAGAAGCTGGCTGGAGCGAGAACACCGTCACCCCCTGGCCCTGGTGCATCCGGCGATTGCGCCGCTGTTCGCCGGCAGCAGTGGCGAGCCGCCGGATTGCGTTCTGCTGGGGGATGGCCGTGATCTGCTCAGCTACGCCAACCTCAACAGAGCTCTGGAGCTGCTGATGCAGGGGGCGCCGCTGATCGGCATCGGCCGCAACCGCCGCTTCCGGGAGGCGGGGCGCTGGATGTTGGATGCCGGGGCCTTCCTACAGGCCCTGGAGTACGGCGCCGATTGCACCGCTCTGGTGATGGGCAAGCCCTCGGCGGAGTTCTTCTCCGAGGTGGTGCGCTCACTGGGGCTGCCGGCCGATGCCTGCCTGATGGTGGGCGACGACGTGGAGGCCGATGTGTGCGGCGCCGCGGCCGCAGGTCTCAGGGCCTGGCTCGTTCAGACCGGCAAGTACCGCCCAGGCGACGAAGCTCAGTTGCCCAGGGGCTGCGCCGTCATCAGCGGCATCGGGGCCCTGCCGAAACAGCTCGGCTGGTGA
- a CDS encoding DUF4236 domain-containing protein: MGFRFRRSARLGPLRFNFAKGGLSSISVGGRGASFNIPVARSGSPRTTVGIPGTGLSWSVEHSPDRPAVIPAGSAAGLPNSRRLRPGQLDAFKQSLLGVLQQELFAAGSEGAQLWENGSVSRLLGDGSLSPRTAGLLALIETPEAMEGYLMRAQSQDDAKRRTQRCIEAMQEASRLAASKGWLATGRSSGSI, from the coding sequence ATGGGTTTCCGATTCCGCCGCTCCGCCCGCCTCGGGCCCCTGCGCTTCAATTTCGCCAAGGGGGGCTTGAGCTCGATCTCGGTGGGCGGGCGGGGCGCCTCGTTCAATATCCCCGTCGCCCGCAGTGGCAGCCCGCGCACCACGGTGGGAATACCCGGAACTGGGCTGAGCTGGAGTGTGGAGCACTCGCCTGATCGGCCAGCTGTGATCCCTGCAGGGAGTGCAGCAGGGCTGCCCAACAGCCGGCGCTTACGGCCTGGCCAGCTCGATGCGTTTAAGCAGTCCCTGCTTGGGGTGCTGCAACAGGAGTTGTTCGCTGCGGGATCAGAAGGTGCCCAGCTCTGGGAGAACGGCAGCGTGAGTCGTTTGCTGGGCGATGGCTCCTTGAGCCCACGAACCGCTGGGCTGCTGGCGCTGATCGAAACACCGGAGGCGATGGAGGGCTATCTCATGCGGGCCCAAAGCCAGGACGACGCCAAACGCCGCACCCAGCGCTGCATCGAGGCCATGCAGGAGGCCTCGCGGTTGGCCGCCTCTAAAGGGTGGCTTGCGACAGGCAGAAGCTCGGGATCAATCTGA
- a CDS encoding PD-(D/E)XK nuclease family protein encodes MPAITLPDYPYTPQLGWSSTRSETFRSCRRRYFFQYYGRYDHELPPALIQRLKGLSSIPMTTGDAVHQVLAALLTRLLRTTAAIDRERFTRHVQQTITGLLAGTELMEVHYRQRPAPEPAELLEPVMVCLEQLLASERYAWLQEVLQGDPRYLIEPPGYGEARLQGMKIYAKVDCLFEVDGEVVILDWKSGRQDPAKHLRQLLGYAAWAEDHLKLPATQIRCVAAYLQNSYAEIEKRPTATDLQGLAAEVAAEIKEMESLCRDRERNIPLAKESFPLTENLGYCRNCQFRELCDRVEGENSAGISIQPAA; translated from the coding sequence ATGCCTGCGATCACCCTGCCGGATTACCCCTACACGCCGCAGCTGGGCTGGTCGTCGACGCGCTCGGAAACCTTCCGCAGCTGCCGCCGGCGCTACTTCTTCCAGTACTACGGCCGCTACGACCACGAACTGCCGCCAGCGTTGATCCAGCGGCTGAAGGGGCTCAGCAGCATCCCGATGACGACCGGGGATGCCGTGCACCAGGTGCTGGCAGCCCTGCTCACACGGCTGCTGCGCACCACGGCAGCGATCGATCGCGAGCGGTTCACCCGCCATGTGCAGCAGACCATCACCGGCCTGCTCGCCGGCACCGAGCTGATGGAGGTGCACTACCGCCAGCGCCCAGCGCCTGAGCCAGCTGAATTGCTTGAACCGGTGATGGTCTGCCTGGAGCAGCTGCTGGCCAGTGAGCGCTACGCCTGGCTGCAGGAGGTGCTCCAGGGTGATCCGCGCTATCTGATCGAGCCACCGGGCTACGGGGAAGCCCGGCTGCAGGGAATGAAGATCTACGCCAAGGTCGACTGCCTCTTTGAGGTGGACGGGGAGGTGGTGATCCTCGATTGGAAGAGTGGCCGCCAGGATCCGGCCAAGCATCTGCGCCAGCTGCTGGGATACGCGGCCTGGGCGGAAGACCACCTCAAGCTGCCGGCTACGCAGATCCGCTGCGTGGCGGCCTACCTCCAGAACAGCTACGCGGAGATTGAGAAACGTCCCACGGCCACTGATCTGCAGGGTCTGGCAGCGGAAGTGGCCGCCGAGATCAAGGAGATGGAAAGCCTCTGCCGCGACCGTGAACGGAATATCCCTCTGGCCAAGGAGTCGTTCCCGCTGACGGAGAACCTCGGCTACTGCCGCAACTGCCAGTTCCGCGAACTCTGCGATCGGGTGGAAGGGGAGAACAGCGCGGGGATCTCAATCCAACCTGCTGCCTGA